A genome region from Populus alba chromosome 3, ASM523922v2, whole genome shotgun sequence includes the following:
- the LOC118054259 gene encoding putative disease resistance RPP13-like protein 1 isoform X3, with protein sequence MALAVIGESILAAVLEVLMERIVSPAVRDFFKSQKIDDEELKKLKARMRSVSKLLNDAEEKQITDAAVKEWLDELKDAVYQADDFLDEIAYKALRLKLEGESRSQTCTDQLRSFLASLNPCRKGVREVQIDLEKILRSLEELVGQKDVLGLIERIGEKPSSQITPTSSLVDESGVYGRDAEKEAIMKLLLSDDTKGRHLDVISIVGMGGVGKTTLAQLLYKEIVVSNDRSQKSSFDLKAWVYVSEEFDVLKVTKDILKGVGSMNCDNMTEDQLHCELEKKLSGNKLSLVLDDVWSDNQSQWEFLLKPFMSVRQGSKIIVTTRNENVASIISSVSTHHIKKLSDDDCWLVLSKHAFDGGNFTAHPELELIGRQIARKCNGLPLAAKTLGSLLCSKRAMNEWMKILKSNFWELPNDNILSPLRLSYHYLPSHLKRCFSYCAIIPKGYKFTREEIVLLWMAEGFLVEPRRNNEMEEIGYEYFNELVARSFFQQSSLSSSLFVMHDLINDLARFASGDFCFRLEGDDSSKTTERTRHLSYRATKDDSYQTFKAIKNPQLLRTLLCPSGWPKHMIQQVEHLRYLDLSRTKIIRLPESMCSLYNLEILNLHFCVKLVELPVNMRSLINLRHLDLQHTKLPEMPLQMGKLTKLRKLTDFFIGKQSGSNIKELGKLQHLSGDLSIWNLQNVTDARDSFEANLKGKEHLEKLELVWDCDMDNPLVHERVLEQLQPPVNVKILTINGYGGTRFPDWVGNSSLPLLQELYIRSCPNLKKALFTHFPSLTKLDIRACEQFEIEFFPLELFPKLESLTIGSCPNLVSFSKRIPLAPNLKEFQLWSCSNLKSLPEYAFTSTFP encoded by the exons ATGGCTCTCGCAGTGATTGGAGAATCAATTCTTGCTGCAGTCCTTGAAGTTTTGATGGAGAGGATAGTTTCTCCTGCGGTTAGGGACTTCTTCAAGAGCCAAAAAATCGACGATGAAGAATTGAAGAAGTTGAAGGCAAGGATGAGGTCTGTTAGTAAACTGCTCAATGACGCAGAGGAGAAGCAGATCACTGATGCAGCTGTGAAAGAGTGGCTTGATGAGCTTAAGGATGCTGTCTATCAAGCTGATGACTTCTTGGATGAGATTGCTTATAAAGCTTTGCGGTTGAAGTTGGAAGGTGAATCTCGAAGTCAGACCTGCACGGATCAGCTTCGAAGCTTTCTCGCTTCTCTTAATCCATGTAGAAAGGGGGTGAGAGAGGTGCAAATAGACTTGGAAAAGATCCTTCGAAGTTTAGAAGAGTTGGTGGGACAAAAGGATGTTCTTGGTCTGATAGAGCGCATTGGGGAGAAACCATCGTCGCAGATAACACCGACTTCTTCTCTGGTAGATGAATCTGGAGTTTATGGAAGGGACGCTGAAAAAGAAGCCATAATGAAGTTGCTGCTATCAGATGATACAAAAGGCAGGCACCTAGATGTGATTTCGATAGTGGGTATGGGAGGGGTTGGTAAAACCACCCTTGCTCAGCTTCTCTATAAAGAAATTGTTGTTTCCAACGACAGAAGCCAGAAGAGCTCGTTTGATCTCAAAGCCTGGGTTTATGTTTCGGAAGAATTCGATGTTCTCAAAGTAACAAAAGATATTCTGAAGGGGGTTGGTTCGATGAACTGTGACAACATGACTGAAGATCAACTCCATTGCGAGCTAGAGAAGAAATTGTCAGGGAACAAACTATCGCTTGTTCTAGACGATGTTTGGAGCGATAACCAATCTCAGTGGGAATTTTTACTGAAACCTTTCATGTCCGTGAGACAGGGAAGTAAAATTATCGTGACAACGCGCAATGAAAACGTAGCATCGATCATTTCTTCTGTTTCAACTCATCATATAAAGAAGTTATCTGACGATGATTGTTGGTTGGTGTTGTCAAAACATGCATTTGATGGTGGAAATTTCACTGCCCATCCAGAGCTGGAATTAATTGGCAGACAGATAGCGAGGAAGTGCAACGGCCTGCCTTTGGCTGCAAAAACACTTGGGAGTCTCCTGTGCTCCAAAAGAGCTATGAATGAGTGGATGAAGATATTAAAGAGCAATTTTTGGGAATTGCCAAATGACAACATTCTGTCACCTCTGCGGCTGAGTTATCATTATCTCCCATCTCATTTAAAACGATGCTTTTCTTACTGCGCGATAATTCCGAAGGGTTATAAATTCACAAGGGAGGAGATAGTCCTTTTATGGATGGCAGAAGGCTTTTTGGTGGAACCCAGAAGAAATAATGAGATGGAAGAAATAGGCTATGAGTACTTCAATGAGCTTGTGGCAAGGTCATTTTTTCAGCAATCAAGTCTCAGTTCATCATTATTCGTAATGCATGACCTCATTAACGATTTAGCTAGATTTGCATCCGGAGATTTTTGCTTCAGGCTAGAAGGTGATGATTCAAGCAAGACTACTGAAAGGACTCGCCATTTATCATACAGAGCAACAAAAGATGACTCTTATCAGACATTCAAGGCGATCAAGAACCCCCAATTGCTGCGCACCTTGCTATGTCCCAGTGGTTGGCCTAAACACATGATACAACAAGTTGAG CATCTACGGTATCTTGATCTCTCTCGTACAAAGATTATAAGGCTCCCTGAATCAATGTGCAGTCTGTATAATTTGGAAATTTTGAACTTGCACTTTTGTGTTAAGCTTGTTGAGTTGCCAGTTAACATGAGAAGCTTGATCAACTTGCGTCATCTTGATCTTCAACACACAAAATTGCCAGAGATGCCACTGCAAATGGGTAAACTAACAAAGCTTCGAAAATTAACTGATTTCTTTATCGGAAAACAAAGTGGCTCTAACATTAAAGAGTTGGGAAAGCTTCAGCATCTATCGGGTGATCTTTCTATTTGGAATCTTCAAAATGTCACAGATGCTCGAGATTCTTTTGAAGCGAATTTGAAGGGTAAAGAGCATCTTGAGAAGTTGGAGTTAGTATGGGATTGTGATATGGATAATCCACTCGTCCATGAAAGGGTACTTGAGCAGCTACAACCTCCTGTGAATGTCAAAATTCTCACCATTAATGGGTATGGAGGTACAAGATTTCCAGATTGGGTTGGGAACTCCTCTCTTCCTCTCCTCCAAGAGCTTTACATCAGAAGCTGCCCCAACCTGAAGAAGGCCCTCTTTACTCACTTTCCATCTTTAACCAAACTTGATATCAGGGCATGTGAGCAGTTTGAGATCGAGTTTTTCCCATTAGAGTTGTTCCCTAAATTAGAATCTCTTACTATTGGTAGTTGTCCTAATTTAGTATCTTTCAGCAAACGAATACCCCTTGCCCCAAATTTGAAAGAGTTTCAGTTATGGAGTTGTTCAAATTTGAAGTCATTGCCTGAATATGCATTCACTTCTACCTTCCCTTGA
- the LOC118054259 gene encoding putative disease resistance RPP13-like protein 1 isoform X1, producing the protein MALAVIGESILAAVLEVLMERIVSPAVRDFFKSQKIDDEELKKLKARMRSVSKLLNDAEEKQITDAAVKEWLDELKDAVYQADDFLDEIAYKALRLKLEGESRSQTCTDQLRSFLASLNPCRKGVREVQIDLEKILRSLEELVGQKDVLGLIERIGEKPSSQITPTSSLVDESGVYGRDAEKEAIMKLLLSDDTKGRHLDVISIVGMGGVGKTTLAQLLYKEIVVSNDRSQKSSFDLKAWVYVSEEFDVLKVTKDILKGVGSMNCDNMTEDQLHCELEKKLSGNKLSLVLDDVWSDNQSQWEFLLKPFMSVRQGSKIIVTTRNENVASIISSVSTHHIKKLSDDDCWLVLSKHAFDGGNFTAHPELELIGRQIARKCNGLPLAAKTLGSLLCSKRAMNEWMKILKSNFWELPNDNILSPLRLSYHYLPSHLKRCFSYCAIIPKGYKFTREEIVLLWMAEGFLVEPRRNNEMEEIGYEYFNELVARSFFQQSSLSSSLFVMHDLINDLARFASGDFCFRLEGDDSSKTTERTRHLSYRATKDDSYQTFKAIKNPQLLRTLLCPSGWPKHMIQQVEVISNLLPALKCLRVLSLHPFHDISVLPNSICNLKHLRYLDLSRTKIIRLPESMCSLYNLEILNLHFCVKLVELPVNMRSLINLRHLDLQHTKLPEMPLQMGKLTKLRKLTDFFIGKQSGSNIKELGKLQHLSGDLSIWNLQNVTDARDSFEANLKGKEHLEKLELVWDCDMDNPLVHERVLEQLQPPVNVKILTINGYGGTRFPDWVGNSSLPLLQELYIRSCPNLKKALFTHFPSLTKLDIRACEQFEIEFFPLELFPKLESLTIGSCPNLVSFSKRIPLAPNLKEFQLWSCSNLKSLPEYAFTSTFP; encoded by the coding sequence ATGGCTCTCGCAGTGATTGGAGAATCAATTCTTGCTGCAGTCCTTGAAGTTTTGATGGAGAGGATAGTTTCTCCTGCGGTTAGGGACTTCTTCAAGAGCCAAAAAATCGACGATGAAGAATTGAAGAAGTTGAAGGCAAGGATGAGGTCTGTTAGTAAACTGCTCAATGACGCAGAGGAGAAGCAGATCACTGATGCAGCTGTGAAAGAGTGGCTTGATGAGCTTAAGGATGCTGTCTATCAAGCTGATGACTTCTTGGATGAGATTGCTTATAAAGCTTTGCGGTTGAAGTTGGAAGGTGAATCTCGAAGTCAGACCTGCACGGATCAGCTTCGAAGCTTTCTCGCTTCTCTTAATCCATGTAGAAAGGGGGTGAGAGAGGTGCAAATAGACTTGGAAAAGATCCTTCGAAGTTTAGAAGAGTTGGTGGGACAAAAGGATGTTCTTGGTCTGATAGAGCGCATTGGGGAGAAACCATCGTCGCAGATAACACCGACTTCTTCTCTGGTAGATGAATCTGGAGTTTATGGAAGGGACGCTGAAAAAGAAGCCATAATGAAGTTGCTGCTATCAGATGATACAAAAGGCAGGCACCTAGATGTGATTTCGATAGTGGGTATGGGAGGGGTTGGTAAAACCACCCTTGCTCAGCTTCTCTATAAAGAAATTGTTGTTTCCAACGACAGAAGCCAGAAGAGCTCGTTTGATCTCAAAGCCTGGGTTTATGTTTCGGAAGAATTCGATGTTCTCAAAGTAACAAAAGATATTCTGAAGGGGGTTGGTTCGATGAACTGTGACAACATGACTGAAGATCAACTCCATTGCGAGCTAGAGAAGAAATTGTCAGGGAACAAACTATCGCTTGTTCTAGACGATGTTTGGAGCGATAACCAATCTCAGTGGGAATTTTTACTGAAACCTTTCATGTCCGTGAGACAGGGAAGTAAAATTATCGTGACAACGCGCAATGAAAACGTAGCATCGATCATTTCTTCTGTTTCAACTCATCATATAAAGAAGTTATCTGACGATGATTGTTGGTTGGTGTTGTCAAAACATGCATTTGATGGTGGAAATTTCACTGCCCATCCAGAGCTGGAATTAATTGGCAGACAGATAGCGAGGAAGTGCAACGGCCTGCCTTTGGCTGCAAAAACACTTGGGAGTCTCCTGTGCTCCAAAAGAGCTATGAATGAGTGGATGAAGATATTAAAGAGCAATTTTTGGGAATTGCCAAATGACAACATTCTGTCACCTCTGCGGCTGAGTTATCATTATCTCCCATCTCATTTAAAACGATGCTTTTCTTACTGCGCGATAATTCCGAAGGGTTATAAATTCACAAGGGAGGAGATAGTCCTTTTATGGATGGCAGAAGGCTTTTTGGTGGAACCCAGAAGAAATAATGAGATGGAAGAAATAGGCTATGAGTACTTCAATGAGCTTGTGGCAAGGTCATTTTTTCAGCAATCAAGTCTCAGTTCATCATTATTCGTAATGCATGACCTCATTAACGATTTAGCTAGATTTGCATCCGGAGATTTTTGCTTCAGGCTAGAAGGTGATGATTCAAGCAAGACTACTGAAAGGACTCGCCATTTATCATACAGAGCAACAAAAGATGACTCTTATCAGACATTCAAGGCGATCAAGAACCCCCAATTGCTGCGCACCTTGCTATGTCCCAGTGGTTGGCCTAAACACATGATACAACAAGTTGAGGTAATAAGTAATTTATTGCCTGCACTCAAGTGCCTCAGAGTGCTATCTTTGCACCCCTTTCATGATATATCTGTGTTGCCTAATTCAATTTGCAACTTGAAGCATCTACGGTATCTTGATCTCTCTCGTACAAAGATTATAAGGCTCCCTGAATCAATGTGCAGTCTGTATAATTTGGAAATTTTGAACTTGCACTTTTGTGTTAAGCTTGTTGAGTTGCCAGTTAACATGAGAAGCTTGATCAACTTGCGTCATCTTGATCTTCAACACACAAAATTGCCAGAGATGCCACTGCAAATGGGTAAACTAACAAAGCTTCGAAAATTAACTGATTTCTTTATCGGAAAACAAAGTGGCTCTAACATTAAAGAGTTGGGAAAGCTTCAGCATCTATCGGGTGATCTTTCTATTTGGAATCTTCAAAATGTCACAGATGCTCGAGATTCTTTTGAAGCGAATTTGAAGGGTAAAGAGCATCTTGAGAAGTTGGAGTTAGTATGGGATTGTGATATGGATAATCCACTCGTCCATGAAAGGGTACTTGAGCAGCTACAACCTCCTGTGAATGTCAAAATTCTCACCATTAATGGGTATGGAGGTACAAGATTTCCAGATTGGGTTGGGAACTCCTCTCTTCCTCTCCTCCAAGAGCTTTACATCAGAAGCTGCCCCAACCTGAAGAAGGCCCTCTTTACTCACTTTCCATCTTTAACCAAACTTGATATCAGGGCATGTGAGCAGTTTGAGATCGAGTTTTTCCCATTAGAGTTGTTCCCTAAATTAGAATCTCTTACTATTGGTAGTTGTCCTAATTTAGTATCTTTCAGCAAACGAATACCCCTTGCCCCAAATTTGAAAGAGTTTCAGTTATGGAGTTGTTCAAATTTGAAGTCATTGCCTGAATATGCATTCACTTCTACCTTCCCTTGA
- the LOC118054259 gene encoding putative disease resistance RPP13-like protein 1 isoform X2 has translation MALAVIGESILAAVLEVLMERIVSPAVRDFFKSQKIDDEELKKLKARMRSVSKLLNDAEEKQITDAAVKEWLDELKDAVYQADDFLDEIAYKALRLKLEGESRSQTCTDQLRSFLASLNPCRKGVREVQIDLEKILRSLEELVGQKDVLGLIERIGEKPSSQITPTSSLVDESGVYGRDAEKEAIMKLLLSDDTKGRHLDVISIVGMGGVGKTTLAQLLYKEIVVSNDRSQKSSFDLKAWVYVSEEFDVLKVTKDILKGVGSMNCDNMTEDQLHCELEKKLSGNKLSLVLDDVWSDNQSQWEFLLKPFMSVRQGSKIIVTTRNENVASIISSVSTHHIKKLSDDDCWLVLSKHAFDGGNFTAHPELELIGRQIARKCNGLPLAAKTLGSLLCSKRAMNEWMKILKSNFWELPNDNILSPLRLSYHYLPSHLKRCFSYCAIIPKGYKFTREEIVLLWMAEGFLVEPRRNNEMEEIGYEYFNELVARLEGDDSSKTTERTRHLSYRATKDDSYQTFKAIKNPQLLRTLLCPSGWPKHMIQQVEVISNLLPALKCLRVLSLHPFHDISVLPNSICNLKHLRYLDLSRTKIIRLPESMCSLYNLEILNLHFCVKLVELPVNMRSLINLRHLDLQHTKLPEMPLQMGKLTKLRKLTDFFIGKQSGSNIKELGKLQHLSGDLSIWNLQNVTDARDSFEANLKGKEHLEKLELVWDCDMDNPLVHERVLEQLQPPVNVKILTINGYGGTRFPDWVGNSSLPLLQELYIRSCPNLKKALFTHFPSLTKLDIRACEQFEIEFFPLELFPKLESLTIGSCPNLVSFSKRIPLAPNLKEFQLWSCSNLKSLPEYAFTSTFP, from the exons ATGGCTCTCGCAGTGATTGGAGAATCAATTCTTGCTGCAGTCCTTGAAGTTTTGATGGAGAGGATAGTTTCTCCTGCGGTTAGGGACTTCTTCAAGAGCCAAAAAATCGACGATGAAGAATTGAAGAAGTTGAAGGCAAGGATGAGGTCTGTTAGTAAACTGCTCAATGACGCAGAGGAGAAGCAGATCACTGATGCAGCTGTGAAAGAGTGGCTTGATGAGCTTAAGGATGCTGTCTATCAAGCTGATGACTTCTTGGATGAGATTGCTTATAAAGCTTTGCGGTTGAAGTTGGAAGGTGAATCTCGAAGTCAGACCTGCACGGATCAGCTTCGAAGCTTTCTCGCTTCTCTTAATCCATGTAGAAAGGGGGTGAGAGAGGTGCAAATAGACTTGGAAAAGATCCTTCGAAGTTTAGAAGAGTTGGTGGGACAAAAGGATGTTCTTGGTCTGATAGAGCGCATTGGGGAGAAACCATCGTCGCAGATAACACCGACTTCTTCTCTGGTAGATGAATCTGGAGTTTATGGAAGGGACGCTGAAAAAGAAGCCATAATGAAGTTGCTGCTATCAGATGATACAAAAGGCAGGCACCTAGATGTGATTTCGATAGTGGGTATGGGAGGGGTTGGTAAAACCACCCTTGCTCAGCTTCTCTATAAAGAAATTGTTGTTTCCAACGACAGAAGCCAGAAGAGCTCGTTTGATCTCAAAGCCTGGGTTTATGTTTCGGAAGAATTCGATGTTCTCAAAGTAACAAAAGATATTCTGAAGGGGGTTGGTTCGATGAACTGTGACAACATGACTGAAGATCAACTCCATTGCGAGCTAGAGAAGAAATTGTCAGGGAACAAACTATCGCTTGTTCTAGACGATGTTTGGAGCGATAACCAATCTCAGTGGGAATTTTTACTGAAACCTTTCATGTCCGTGAGACAGGGAAGTAAAATTATCGTGACAACGCGCAATGAAAACGTAGCATCGATCATTTCTTCTGTTTCAACTCATCATATAAAGAAGTTATCTGACGATGATTGTTGGTTGGTGTTGTCAAAACATGCATTTGATGGTGGAAATTTCACTGCCCATCCAGAGCTGGAATTAATTGGCAGACAGATAGCGAGGAAGTGCAACGGCCTGCCTTTGGCTGCAAAAACACTTGGGAGTCTCCTGTGCTCCAAAAGAGCTATGAATGAGTGGATGAAGATATTAAAGAGCAATTTTTGGGAATTGCCAAATGACAACATTCTGTCACCTCTGCGGCTGAGTTATCATTATCTCCCATCTCATTTAAAACGATGCTTTTCTTACTGCGCGATAATTCCGAAGGGTTATAAATTCACAAGGGAGGAGATAGTCCTTTTATGGATGGCAGAAGGCTTTTTGGTGGAACCCAGAAGAAATAATGAGATGGAAGAAATAGGCTATGAGTACTTCAATGAGCTTGTGGCAAG GCTAGAAGGTGATGATTCAAGCAAGACTACTGAAAGGACTCGCCATTTATCATACAGAGCAACAAAAGATGACTCTTATCAGACATTCAAGGCGATCAAGAACCCCCAATTGCTGCGCACCTTGCTATGTCCCAGTGGTTGGCCTAAACACATGATACAACAAGTTGAGGTAATAAGTAATTTATTGCCTGCACTCAAGTGCCTCAGAGTGCTATCTTTGCACCCCTTTCATGATATATCTGTGTTGCCTAATTCAATTTGCAACTTGAAGCATCTACGGTATCTTGATCTCTCTCGTACAAAGATTATAAGGCTCCCTGAATCAATGTGCAGTCTGTATAATTTGGAAATTTTGAACTTGCACTTTTGTGTTAAGCTTGTTGAGTTGCCAGTTAACATGAGAAGCTTGATCAACTTGCGTCATCTTGATCTTCAACACACAAAATTGCCAGAGATGCCACTGCAAATGGGTAAACTAACAAAGCTTCGAAAATTAACTGATTTCTTTATCGGAAAACAAAGTGGCTCTAACATTAAAGAGTTGGGAAAGCTTCAGCATCTATCGGGTGATCTTTCTATTTGGAATCTTCAAAATGTCACAGATGCTCGAGATTCTTTTGAAGCGAATTTGAAGGGTAAAGAGCATCTTGAGAAGTTGGAGTTAGTATGGGATTGTGATATGGATAATCCACTCGTCCATGAAAGGGTACTTGAGCAGCTACAACCTCCTGTGAATGTCAAAATTCTCACCATTAATGGGTATGGAGGTACAAGATTTCCAGATTGGGTTGGGAACTCCTCTCTTCCTCTCCTCCAAGAGCTTTACATCAGAAGCTGCCCCAACCTGAAGAAGGCCCTCTTTACTCACTTTCCATCTTTAACCAAACTTGATATCAGGGCATGTGAGCAGTTTGAGATCGAGTTTTTCCCATTAGAGTTGTTCCCTAAATTAGAATCTCTTACTATTGGTAGTTGTCCTAATTTAGTATCTTTCAGCAAACGAATACCCCTTGCCCCAAATTTGAAAGAGTTTCAGTTATGGAGTTGTTCAAATTTGAAGTCATTGCCTGAATATGCATTCACTTCTACCTTCCCTTGA